From the genome of Triticum aestivum cultivar Chinese Spring chromosome 3B, IWGSC CS RefSeq v2.1, whole genome shotgun sequence, one region includes:
- the LOC123065476 gene encoding zinc finger CCCH domain-containing protein 9 isoform X2 produces the protein MQEALVSPANADRLRSAFELKPYAFGDQRLSSSPRYLPGGDDGLYRCSSPFSPSLGFSSPSPLTTSVSLSPSSSGSLVDDGDYDGAAAADATGHRLQLARLALQYQEVADRYELCLSHLAEAVDEAAILRRENAELRVANNDLARRVAVLGGKETAAVVIADEIRRFRLGEHKGASKQRAPEKLAVLPKSISVRSNDYLKMNQAAPAAATPAAYNRKPSSRAYAGLGADGGKKGEEQKTKQDAAGELDVYNQGMFKTELCNKWEETGACPYCDQCQFAHGVSELRPVIRHPRYKTEVCRMVLNGEVCPYGHRCHFRHSLTAAERLLRSR, from the exons ATGCAGGAAGCGCTCGTCTCTCCGGCCAACGCCGACCGCCTCCGCTCGGCCTTCGAGCTCAAGCCGTACGCCTTCGGGGACCAGCGCCTCTCTTCCTCGCCGCGCTACCTCCCGGGCGGCGACGACGGCCTGTACCGCTGCTCCTCCCCCTTCAGCCCCAGCCTGGGCTtctcctcgccgtcgccgctcACCACATCCGTCTCGCTCTCGCCGTCCTCGTCCGGCTCCCTCGTCGACGACGGAGACTACGACGGCGCCGCTGCCGCCGATGCCACCGGCCACAGGCTCCAGCTCGCGCGGCTCGCGCTGCAGTACCAGGAGGTGGCCGATCGCTACGAGCTCTGTCTGTCCCACCTCGCCGAGGCCGTCGACGAGGCGGCGATCCTCCGCCGCGAGAATGCCGAGCTCCGCGTGGCCAACAACGACCTCGCGCGCCGCGTCGCGGTGCTCGGTGGCAAGGagaccgccgccgtcgtcatcgctGACGAGATACGCCGGTTCCGCCTCGGCGAGCACAAGGGTGCCTCCAAGCAGCGCGCGCCTGAGAAGCTCGCCGTGCTGCCAAAGAGCATCTCCGTCCGTTCGAATGACTACCTCAAGATGAACCAGGCCGCCCCGGCAGCCGCCACGCCGGCGGCGTACAACCGCAAGCCGAGCTCG CGCGCGTACGCGGGACTAGGGGCGGACGGCGGCAAGAAAGGCGAGGAGCAGAAGACCAAGCAAGACGCGGCGGGGGAGCTGGACGTGTACAACCAGGGCATGTTCAAAACAGAGCTGTGCAACAAGTGGGAGGAGACGGGGGCGTGCCCCTACTGCGACCAGTGCCAGTTCGCGCACGGCGTCTCCGAGCTCCGCCCCGTCATCCGCCACCCGCGATACAAGACCGAGGTCTGCCGCATGGTGCTCAACGGCGAGGTGTGCCCCTACGGCCACCGCTGCCACTTCCGCCACTCGCTCACGGCCGCCGAGCGCCTCCTCCGCAGCCGTTGA
- the LOC123065476 gene encoding zinc finger CCCH domain-containing protein 9 isoform X1: MQEALVSPANADRLRSAFELKPYAFGDQRLSSSPRYLPGGDDGLYRCSSPFSPSLGFSSPSPLTTSVSLSPSSSGSLVDDGDYDGAAAADATGHRLQLARLALQYQEVADRYELCLSHLAEAVDEAAILRRENAELRVANNDLARRVAVLGGKETAAVVIADEIRRFRLGEHKGASKQRAPEKLAVLPKSISVRSNDYLKMNQAAPAAATPAAYNRKPSSQRAYAGLGADGGKKGEEQKTKQDAAGELDVYNQGMFKTELCNKWEETGACPYCDQCQFAHGVSELRPVIRHPRYKTEVCRMVLNGEVCPYGHRCHFRHSLTAAERLLRSR; this comes from the exons ATGCAGGAAGCGCTCGTCTCTCCGGCCAACGCCGACCGCCTCCGCTCGGCCTTCGAGCTCAAGCCGTACGCCTTCGGGGACCAGCGCCTCTCTTCCTCGCCGCGCTACCTCCCGGGCGGCGACGACGGCCTGTACCGCTGCTCCTCCCCCTTCAGCCCCAGCCTGGGCTtctcctcgccgtcgccgctcACCACATCCGTCTCGCTCTCGCCGTCCTCGTCCGGCTCCCTCGTCGACGACGGAGACTACGACGGCGCCGCTGCCGCCGATGCCACCGGCCACAGGCTCCAGCTCGCGCGGCTCGCGCTGCAGTACCAGGAGGTGGCCGATCGCTACGAGCTCTGTCTGTCCCACCTCGCCGAGGCCGTCGACGAGGCGGCGATCCTCCGCCGCGAGAATGCCGAGCTCCGCGTGGCCAACAACGACCTCGCGCGCCGCGTCGCGGTGCTCGGTGGCAAGGagaccgccgccgtcgtcatcgctGACGAGATACGCCGGTTCCGCCTCGGCGAGCACAAGGGTGCCTCCAAGCAGCGCGCGCCTGAGAAGCTCGCCGTGCTGCCAAAGAGCATCTCCGTCCGTTCGAATGACTACCTCAAGATGAACCAGGCCGCCCCGGCAGCCGCCACGCCGGCGGCGTACAACCGCAAGCCGAGCTCG CAGCGCGCGTACGCGGGACTAGGGGCGGACGGCGGCAAGAAAGGCGAGGAGCAGAAGACCAAGCAAGACGCGGCGGGGGAGCTGGACGTGTACAACCAGGGCATGTTCAAAACAGAGCTGTGCAACAAGTGGGAGGAGACGGGGGCGTGCCCCTACTGCGACCAGTGCCAGTTCGCGCACGGCGTCTCCGAGCTCCGCCCCGTCATCCGCCACCCGCGATACAAGACCGAGGTCTGCCGCATGGTGCTCAACGGCGAGGTGTGCCCCTACGGCCACCGCTGCCACTTCCGCCACTCGCTCACGGCCGCCGAGCGCCTCCTCCGCAGCCGTTGA